A window of Spiroplasma syrphidicola EA-1 contains these coding sequences:
- a CDS encoding spiralin repeat-containing protein has translation MKKLLTMMTVISSVIMTTTPVLGCGAIANYQKNLLDTFQIKDSQTGAEIFANLHTYMQVRYNLTDDKSATKIANYAIWYNGSEISNNDEVKVTVGQIATIKIFLNKFDSAIQNDQQNLINAGYALNTEYAIDIMVTTVNKQDIKNVHVPDLQTIAQEGANYQELNQNQTILTAVTNSINKTLNLVTSQKDFYLTNDYQDKPDFQTADTVVTFTVHAQANSYLIQGDFTFIDTLSAKKDLSLVEIKPFEFPTDLMATYDSLNDNQEIIATIIKAIKAKFDISVAIEDFSITNDQADSALQTAGVKVIMTVSATPTSLILANYFQFTITLK, from the coding sequence ATGAAGAAACTTTTAACAATGATGACTGTCATATCATCAGTAATTATGACAACAACTCCTGTTTTAGGGTGTGGAGCCATTGCTAATTACCAAAAAAATTTGTTAGATACTTTCCAAATTAAAGATAGCCAAACAGGGGCTGAAATTTTTGCGAACTTACATACTTATATGCAAGTTCGTTACAATTTAACTGATGATAAAAGCGCAACTAAAATTGCTAATTATGCGATTTGATATAATGGTAGCGAAATAAGCAATAATGATGAAGTAAAAGTTACTGTTGGACAAATAGCCACAATTAAAATTTTCTTAAACAAATTTGATTCAGCTATTCAAAATGATCAGCAAAATTTAATTAACGCTGGGTATGCTTTGAATACAGAATATGCAATTGATATTATGGTAACAACGGTTAACAAACAAGATATTAAAAATGTTCACGTGCCAGATTTACAAACAATTGCGCAAGAGGGGGCTAATTATCAAGAATTAAATCAAAATCAAACTATTTTAACAGCTGTTACTAATAGTATTAATAAAACTTTAAATCTTGTTACTTCCCAAAAAGATTTTTATTTAACAAATGATTATCAAGATAAACCGGATTTTCAAACTGCTGATACAGTTGTCACTTTTACTGTTCATGCCCAAGCTAATAGTTATTTAATTCAAGGTGATTTTACTTTTATTGATACGTTAAGTGCTAAAAAAGATCTTAGTTTAGTTGAAATTAAACCATTCGAATTTCCAACTGATTTAATGGCCACATATGATAGTTTAAATGACAATCAAGAAATAATAGCAACGATAATAAAAGCAATTAAAGCAAAATTTGATATCTCTGTTGCAATCGAAGATTTTTCTATCACAAATGATCAAGCTGATAGTGCTCTTCAAACTGCCGGGGTAAAAGTGATTATGACAGTTTCCGCCACGCCAACTAGTTTAATTTTGGCTAATTATTTTCAATTTACAATCACTTTAAAATAA
- a CDS encoding lipoprotein: MKKLLTILSALTISMTGVTTVVACHSNTQKPSDQLSPEKVKDFLKLYQDEKNPFILSRDDGNQQNRLVKDIIQQLHLSSNYEVKVLEKDYEEPVLQGNTKAAMATVNNGTANLSLKYQGKEFWNDKIFWLTNELGTVKTNLEKLTSFTADNNGFVVPGQFTPDKIDSAIMTKALKTQFKSSFNFTVSKISARPSVKGATTKKSDDSIINYGTTTIDVKTSKGITVFSGEINWVTEPINTVADFVMELMGKGHSTNNGFDLQIPGLPIKLSLATLYDFVGMINTMMGHSINLVDLSSIGTDKFDQNWASFLAELDKNIMTIAKVSILDISLNKTIGEGKPSTSNPFVIIEGTVGDLLTNMAPSIIALLQWFISNDFKSNNVILELIQFLLSPVNSDVQNGIKNAWGEDELFFKNVKTNLDSLIGLAILGYKPDLAFNLKLNIGAVLPIIQGFLFGKDLPLVKGLELRPTKLIMSILNEFSTISKGGVDLLNQNILNKDNIKGILADVKNNLPEVTLKNFMGPLWNTVLPSLGLNANQLGQLNVELLQGRLKVMFKNQSDQWEEFQDVFKNTEDPNLDQILQAKDMKLQFTNLQFKLTSKHDPNATFTTNNDLTFEMLLSDKTV; the protein is encoded by the coding sequence ATGAAAAAATTATTAACCATTTTAAGTGCGTTAACTATTAGTATGACAGGGGTAACTACTGTAGTGGCATGTCATTCAAATACGCAGAAACCATCAGATCAATTATCACCAGAAAAAGTGAAGGATTTTTTAAAATTATATCAAGATGAAAAAAATCCGTTTATTTTAAGTCGTGATGATGGTAATCAACAAAATCGTTTAGTAAAAGATATTATTCAACAATTGCATTTATCTTCTAATTATGAAGTTAAAGTGTTAGAAAAAGATTATGAAGAACCAGTTTTACAAGGCAATACTAAAGCTGCTATGGCAACAGTTAATAACGGTACTGCTAATCTTAGTCTTAAATATCAAGGAAAAGAATTTTGAAATGACAAGATTTTTTGATTAACAAATGAACTTGGTACTGTTAAAACAAATTTAGAAAAGTTAACTAGTTTTACAGCTGACAATAATGGCTTTGTTGTTCCTGGGCAATTTACACCCGACAAAATTGATTCAGCAATAATGACCAAAGCCTTGAAAACTCAATTTAAAAGTAGTTTTAATTTTACTGTCTCAAAAATTAGCGCAAGACCTAGTGTAAAAGGAGCAACTACCAAAAAAAGTGATGATAGCATCATTAATTATGGTACAACAACAATTGATGTTAAAACCTCAAAAGGTATAACTGTTTTTAGTGGTGAAATTAATTGAGTAACAGAACCAATTAATACTGTTGCAGATTTTGTAATGGAATTAATGGGGAAAGGGCACAGTACAAATAATGGTTTTGATTTACAAATTCCAGGATTACCCATTAAATTATCATTGGCAACCCTATATGATTTTGTTGGTATGATTAATACAATGATGGGACATAGCATTAATTTAGTCGATTTAAGTAGCATTGGAACTGATAAATTTGATCAAAATTGAGCTAGCTTTTTGGCTGAACTTGATAAGAATATAATGACCATAGCTAAAGTTTCAATTTTGGACATATCACTTAATAAAACAATAGGTGAAGGAAAACCTAGTACTTCCAACCCTTTTGTTATTATTGAAGGAACAGTTGGGGATTTGTTAACAAATATGGCCCCAAGCATAATTGCTTTGTTACAATGATTTATTAGTAATGATTTTAAAAGTAACAACGTTATTTTAGAATTAATACAATTTTTATTATCTCCTGTTAATAGCGATGTTCAAAATGGAATTAAAAATGCTTGGGGAGAAGATGAGTTATTTTTTAAAAATGTTAAAACGAATTTGGATAGCTTAATTGGTTTAGCCATACTTGGTTATAAGCCAGACTTAGCATTTAACCTTAAGCTAAACATTGGGGCCGTCTTACCAATTATTCAAGGTTTTTTGTTTGGTAAAGATCTTCCTTTAGTAAAAGGCTTAGAATTAAGACCAACAAAATTAATTATGAGTATTTTAAATGAATTTAGTACTATTTCTAAAGGAGGTGTTGATTTACTTAATCAAAATATTCTTAATAAAGATAATATAAAAGGAATTCTAGCTGATGTTAAAAATAATCTACCAGAGGTTACTTTAAAAAATTTTATGGGACCGTTATGAAATACGGTTTTACCATCATTGGGATTAAATGCTAATCAGCTAGGACAATTAAATGTGGAATTACTGCAAGGTCGCTTAAAAGTGATGTTTAAAAATCAAAGTGATCAATGAGAAGAATTTCAAGATGTCTTTAAAAATACTGAAGACCCAAACTTAGACCAAATTCTGCAGGCAAAAGATATGAAACTTCAATTTACTAATTTACAGTTTAAATTAACGTCAAAACATGACCCAAATGCGACATTTACAACAAACAATGATTTAACATTTGAGATGTTATTATCAGATAAAACAGTTTAA
- a CDS encoding lipoprotein, with the protein MKKLLTILSTLTISMTGVTSVVACSANTEQPSDQLSPEKVKAFLKTYQNEANPFTLSRDDGNQQNRLVKDITQQLHLTSEYEVSVLENGYLLPDLEALNRTEVATIRNGEAKVSVKYQGKEFWNDKIFWLTNDLSNIKTKLTKLDIFTESTNGFVVPGAIAPNDITVEILTAQLKKQFQNTFKFNVQKITDIPSLNSTPSETQDAQLINYGKTLIEVTTSNDIAVFNGEINWVTEPINTVAGFAMDLMGKGHSSNNGFDFKLPIPGLPIEVSLGNLYTFAGLINTLIGNGIKLVNLDNIGTDHFDNEWQNFLTTFDGLLKSLIGSSIINIPINIDISGTLKVNGTVGELLTNMAPSLMALLQWFISNDFKSHNAVMELLQYLLSDVNPKVKAGLVKTYGEKSPMINKTNTNLDSLLGQALVGYKKDLPFSISLNLFGSELKLTADIAFGPLVKLEPTTLVMSILNEFSTLSANGFDLINQSVINKTHLKGVTKLVLGFIPEVNLTLKDAMGPLWNAALPSLGFDANQLEQLNVELLQGRLKVMFKNQNDQWEEFQDVFKDGDTPNLKQILAAKDMKLQFTNLQFKLTSKVDANATFTTNNDLTFEMLLSDKTK; encoded by the coding sequence ATGAAAAAATTATTAACTATTTTAAGTACCCTAACAATTAGTATGACAGGAGTAACATCAGTTGTTGCTTGTAGTGCTAACACTGAACAACCATCAGATCAATTATCACCAGAAAAAGTAAAAGCATTTTTAAAAACATATCAAAATGAAGCAAATCCTTTTACTTTAAGCCGTGATGATGGTAATCAACAAAATCGCTTAGTAAAAGACATTACTCAACAATTACATTTAACTTCGGAATATGAAGTTAGTGTTTTAGAAAATGGTTATTTATTGCCAGATCTTGAAGCATTAAACAGAACAGAAGTGGCAACAATTCGGAATGGAGAAGCAAAGGTCAGCGTAAAATACCAAGGGAAAGAATTTTGAAATGACAAAATTTTCTGATTAACAAATGATCTTAGCAATATTAAAACTAAGTTAACTAAATTAGACATTTTTACTGAATCAACAAATGGTTTTGTTGTTCCTGGAGCAATAGCCCCAAATGACATTACGGTTGAAATTTTAACAGCGCAGTTAAAAAAACAATTCCAAAATACTTTTAAATTTAATGTTCAGAAAATAACTGACATTCCTAGTTTGAATTCAACACCAAGCGAAACACAAGATGCACAATTGATTAATTATGGAAAAACATTAATTGAAGTAACAACATCAAACGACATTGCTGTTTTTAATGGTGAAATTAATTGAGTAACAGAACCAATTAATACTGTCGCTGGGTTCGCAATGGATTTAATGGGAAAAGGTCATAGCTCAAATAATGGGTTTGATTTTAAATTACCAATTCCAGGGCTACCAATTGAAGTATCATTAGGAAATCTATATACATTTGCTGGGCTAATTAACACATTAATTGGAAATGGGATTAAACTAGTTAATTTGGATAACATTGGAACTGATCATTTTGATAATGAATGGCAAAACTTTTTAACAACTTTTGATGGCCTATTAAAATCATTAATTGGAAGTTCAATTATTAATATTCCAATTAATATTGATATCAGTGGCACATTAAAAGTTAATGGAACAGTTGGGGAATTATTAACAAATATGGCCCCAAGTTTAATGGCTTTATTACAGTGATTTATTAGTAATGATTTTAAATCACATAATGCCGTTATGGAATTATTGCAATATTTATTAAGTGATGTTAATCCAAAAGTAAAAGCTGGTTTAGTTAAAACTTATGGGGAAAAAAGTCCAATGATAAATAAAACAAATACTAATTTGGATAGTTTATTAGGCCAAGCATTAGTAGGATATAAAAAGGATTTACCATTTAGTATTTCATTAAATCTTTTCGGTTCAGAACTTAAATTAACAGCTGATATTGCTTTTGGGCCTTTAGTAAAATTAGAACCAACAACATTAGTTATGAGTATTTTAAATGAGTTTAGTACTTTATCAGCAAATGGATTTGACCTAATTAACCAGAGTGTTATTAATAAAACTCATTTAAAAGGAGTTACAAAATTGGTTTTGGGATTTATTCCAGAAGTTAATCTTACTTTAAAAGATGCAATGGGACCGTTATGAAATGCGGCATTACCATCACTAGGATTTGATGCTAATCAGTTAGAACAATTAAATGTTGAATTATTACAAGGACGTTTAAAAGTAATGTTTAAAAATCAAAACGATCAATGAGAAGAGTTCCAAGACGTCTTTAAAGATGGTGATACACCAAACTTAAAACAAATTCTGGCGGCAAAAGATATGAAACTGCAATTTACTAATTTACAGTTTAAATTAACTTCAAAAGTTGACGCAAATGCAACATTTACAACAAACAATGATTTAACATTTGAAATGTTATTATCAGATAAAACAAAATAG
- a CDS encoding DJ-1 family glyoxalase III, translating to MKFALFLAPGFEEGEAIITTDVLRRGQIKVDLVSITDQLEVTSSHQVVIKADQLVTEVKYEDYDGFILPGGKVGVDNLAKNSQIKEWLLKANHDEKTIAAVCAAPQILGHLGILDNREATSYPGCTEGMENAIYNDEMAAITDGHIITGASVGSTMNFALAIADRVLGAEKVFALQNELVIRD from the coding sequence ATGAAATTTGCCTTGTTCTTGGCACCAGGGTTTGAAGAGGGAGAAGCAATCATTACTACTGATGTTTTACGTCGTGGTCAAATTAAAGTTGATCTAGTAAGTATTACAGATCAATTAGAAGTAACTTCATCCCATCAGGTCGTAATTAAAGCTGACCAGTTGGTAACAGAGGTTAAATATGAAGATTATGATGGTTTTATTTTACCAGGGGGTAAAGTAGGGGTTGATAATCTTGCTAAAAATAGTCAAATTAAAGAATGATTATTAAAAGCTAATCATGATGAAAAAACAATTGCGGCAGTTTGTGCAGCGCCCCAAATTTTGGGTCATTTAGGAATACTAGATAACCGTGAAGCAACAAGTTATCCTGGTTGCACAGAAGGAATGGAAAATGCGATCTACAATGATGAAATGGCAGCAATTACTGATGGTCATATCATTACTGGCGCTTCAGTTGGTTCAACAATGAACTTTGCTTTAGCCATTGCTGACCGTGTTTTGGGAGCAGAAAAAGTCTTTGCGTTACAAAATGAATTAGTTATTCGTGATTAA
- the hpf gene encoding ribosome hibernation-promoting factor, HPF/YfiA family, translating to MQYIIRSKNIRVTEAMDNHVRTTLDKIQKYEIMKNNKLVHVDLEYTKIGENDIKVSIDLAGKNNFLTATSKNKDFYKAVDLVLKKLEEQLKKIKDKIITNHTKRTSFAKVIEEDEYSDVDLDEQE from the coding sequence ATGCAATATATTATTCGTAGTAAAAATATTAGAGTTACTGAAGCGATGGATAATCATGTTAGAACAACATTAGATAAAATTCAAAAATATGAAATTATGAAAAATAATAAACTAGTACATGTTGACCTCGAATATACAAAAATTGGAGAAAACGATATTAAAGTGTCAATTGATTTGGCGGGGAAAAATAATTTTTTAACCGCAACAAGTAAAAACAAGGATTTTTATAAAGCCGTTGATTTGGTGTTAAAAAAATTAGAAGAACAGTTAAAAAAAATCAAAGATAAAATCATAACAAATCATACAAAAAGAACTTCTTTTGCTAAGGTAATTGAGGAAGATGAGTATAGTGATGTTGATTTGGATGAACAAGAGTAA
- the nadE gene encoding NAD(+) synthase produces the protein MTTIEQYEEYLVSWIKAEVTAAQCAGVIVGLSGGIDSAVVALLAKKAFPDNYLTVIMPCQSDPVDEQFAQQLVEKHSLNTLTIDLSETYQTLLKNLPLNQHQLAAANIKPRLRMTTLYSLAQANRYLVLGTDNADEWHVGYFTKYGDGGVDLVPLVHLLKQDVRALAKLLGVNDVIIDRLPTAGLWENQTDEAEMGFSYQQLDAFLLGEPVAESIKTRIDYLHKISEHKRNLAKSPLKPFRNLPNYHK, from the coding sequence ATGACAACAATTGAACAATATGAAGAATATTTAGTATCTTGAATTAAAGCCGAAGTTACTGCTGCCCAATGTGCTGGAGTGATTGTTGGTTTATCGGGTGGAATTGATTCAGCTGTCGTAGCATTGTTAGCAAAAAAAGCTTTCCCAGATAATTATTTAACGGTAATTATGCCCTGCCAGTCTGATCCAGTTGATGAACAATTTGCTCAACAGTTGGTTGAAAAACATTCCTTAAATACTTTAACAATTGATCTTAGCGAAACTTATCAAACCTTATTAAAAAATTTACCTTTAAATCAGCATCAATTAGCAGCGGCTAATATTAAACCGCGTTTGCGAATGACAACGTTATATAGTTTGGCTCAGGCCAATCGTTATTTAGTGTTAGGAACAGATAATGCTGATGAATGGCATGTTGGTTATTTCACAAAATATGGTGATGGGGGAGTTGATTTAGTTCCATTAGTCCATTTATTAAAACAAGATGTTCGCGCTTTAGCCAAACTCTTAGGAGTTAATGATGTAATTATTGACCGATTACCAACAGCCGGATTATGAGAAAACCAAACCGATGAAGCGGAAATGGGTTTTTCATATCAACAGTTAGATGCTTTTTTACTTGGTGAACCAGTTGCAGAAAGTATTAAAACACGGATTGATTATTTGCATAAGATCTCTGAACATAAGCGTAATTTAGCGAAATCACCCTTAAAACCGTTTCGTAATTTACCAAATTATCATAAATAA
- the obgE gene encoding GTPase ObgE: MKFIDVAKIKLKAGDGGNGAVAFHRELYVPKGGPSGGDGGHGGDIIFVGDEGMNTLLDLKYQREIKAEDGNKGDIKNMHGRNAPDKYIHVPLGTLIYNNDNDEIICDIVQHNQEVIIAKGGKGGRGNARFASSKNKAPTIFEAGELGQELEIRCELKVLADVGLVGLPNAGKSTLLSKISKAKPQIADYPFTTLTPQLGVAQDSKGRTFVVSDLPGLIPGAAEGKGLGFAFLRHIERCKIIVHVLDMSGNYGTEDVYQNYLNIRSELERYNINLAHRPEIIVANKMDIDLSALNLTDFKEKLPTAEIIEISGLFSQHLDELLLKIGDKLATVSDSQALWEINQGEENPADYKVYEFEEAGIDVKVINLGNGLWEVTGEDVHKAYQKNPISTYDNLLVFNKKLQSLKVFDMLREKGIKDGDLVKIFEYELEWNG; this comes from the coding sequence GTGAAATTTATCGATGTAGCAAAGATTAAATTAAAAGCTGGTGATGGTGGAAACGGCGCAGTGGCTTTTCATCGTGAATTGTATGTCCCAAAAGGTGGCCCATCAGGAGGAGATGGTGGTCATGGTGGTGACATTATTTTTGTTGGCGATGAGGGGATGAATACGCTATTAGATTTAAAATATCAACGTGAAATTAAAGCCGAAGATGGTAATAAAGGGGATATTAAAAATATGCATGGCCGTAATGCTCCCGATAAATATATTCACGTCCCATTGGGAACATTAATATATAATAATGATAATGACGAAATAATTTGTGATATTGTTCAACATAATCAAGAAGTTATTATTGCAAAAGGTGGTAAAGGTGGTCGTGGCAATGCTCGTTTTGCGAGTAGTAAAAATAAGGCGCCAACAATTTTTGAAGCTGGTGAATTAGGACAAGAATTAGAAATTCGTTGTGAATTAAAAGTCCTAGCTGATGTTGGGTTAGTTGGATTACCAAACGCTGGAAAATCAACATTATTATCAAAGATTTCAAAAGCAAAACCTCAAATTGCTGATTACCCTTTTACAACTTTAACTCCCCAATTAGGTGTTGCTCAAGATAGTAAAGGGCGAACATTTGTTGTTTCTGATTTACCAGGTTTAATTCCTGGGGCTGCTGAAGGGAAGGGCTTAGGTTTTGCATTTTTACGTCATATTGAGCGTTGTAAAATAATTGTCCATGTCCTTGATATGTCGGGAAATTATGGGACAGAAGATGTTTATCAAAACTATTTAAATATTCGTTCGGAATTAGAACGCTACAATATTAATTTAGCTCATCGCCCTGAAATTATTGTGGCAAACAAAATGGATATTGATTTATCAGCCCTTAATTTAACTGATTTTAAAGAAAAGTTACCAACTGCTGAAATCATTGAAATTAGTGGATTGTTTTCCCAGCATCTAGATGAACTGCTGTTAAAAATTGGTGATAAATTAGCAACCGTTAGTGATAGTCAAGCATTATGAGAAATTAATCAAGGCGAAGAAAATCCAGCGGATTATAAAGTTTATGAATTTGAAGAAGCCGGAATTGATGTCAAAGTTATTAATTTAGGAAATGGTTTATGAGAAGTAACGGGAGAAGATGTTCATAAAGCATATCAAAAAAATCCAATTAGTACTTATGATAATTTACTAGTCTTTAATAAAAAATTACAAAGTTTAAAAGTGTTTGATATGCTAAGAGAAAAAGGCATCAAAGATGGTGATTTGGTCAAAATCTTTGAATATGAATTAGAATGGAATGGATAA
- a CDS encoding DnaJ domain-containing protein → MYEKDYYKILNVAQTATKDEIKDAFRQLAKKYHPDISTEKNAELKFREISEAYEILSDDNKRSQYDQLNFVEEYQVDYASEGQIFNSGYLLKKIPKKVKKGPLLTGKVKAKLTSLLFNSVISFNLFIEENCTSCSGKGYVIFNKKKYLCDNCQGLARFEVEKTVQFNVTNFKETKQTIVLKEQGSDGYNGGPKGDIKLKLILKRNKG, encoded by the coding sequence ATGTACGAAAAGGATTATTACAAAATTTTAAATGTTGCTCAAACAGCAACTAAAGATGAGATTAAAGATGCCTTTCGTCAACTAGCAAAAAAGTACCATCCTGATATTTCAACTGAAAAAAATGCCGAACTTAAATTTCGGGAAATTTCAGAAGCATATGAAATTTTATCAGATGATAATAAAAGATCTCAATATGATCAGTTAAATTTTGTTGAAGAGTATCAAGTTGATTATGCTAGTGAAGGTCAGATTTTTAATAGTGGATATTTACTTAAAAAAATCCCTAAAAAAGTTAAAAAAGGACCTTTATTAACGGGAAAAGTAAAAGCAAAATTGACAAGTCTATTATTTAATTCAGTAATTTCATTCAATTTGTTTATTGAAGAAAATTGTACAAGTTGTAGTGGTAAAGGGTATGTTATTTTTAATAAGAAAAAATATCTTTGTGATAATTGCCAAGGTTTAGCAAGATTTGAAGTTGAAAAAACAGTGCAATTTAATGTAACAAATTTTAAAGAAACCAAACAAACTATTGTGTTAAAAGAACAAGGAAGTGATGGTTATAATGGGGGACCAAAAGGGGATATTAAATTAAAATTAATTTTAAAAAGAAATAAAGGTTAA
- the miaA gene encoding tRNA (adenosine(37)-N6)-dimethylallyltransferase MiaA, with amino-acid sequence MKEIKVVLIIGPTASGKTDLSIKLAQTFNGECLNADATQMFNGLDIATNKITLEEQQGIKHHFLSFLDLTASYSISDFQKAGRATINEIVADHKLPIVVGGSGLYINALLKNYQFSSQGRNFANLAKYDDYSNQELWEKLAVVDKAESEKIHYNNRKRILRALEYYEQNQIPKSTNDRDQNTWYIKPYIIGLLPDKDELHHRIAERVLALTARGLFAEVAEAYQQCHQSLAYQSMHIIGCREIVSFLKGEISEQEAIMAMVKANKIYAKKQITWFKHQLSDVNWYQFSYANFETVCQKIITDLKESNYLSQK; translated from the coding sequence ATGAAGGAAATTAAAGTAGTTTTAATTATTGGCCCAACCGCTAGTGGCAAGACTGATTTGTCAATTAAATTAGCCCAAACCTTTAATGGAGAGTGTCTAAATGCCGATGCTACGCAAATGTTTAATGGTTTAGATATTGCAACTAATAAAATTACGCTTGAGGAACAGCAAGGAATTAAACATCATTTTCTTTCCTTTTTGGATTTAACAGCTAGTTATTCAATTAGTGATTTTCAAAAAGCCGGACGAGCAACAATTAATGAAATCGTGGCTGATCATAAATTGCCAATTGTTGTTGGGGGCAGTGGTTTATATATTAATGCTCTTTTAAAAAATTATCAGTTTTCTTCGCAAGGTCGTAACTTCGCTAATTTGGCAAAATATGATGATTATTCTAATCAAGAATTGTGAGAAAAACTAGCAGTTGTTGATAAAGCCGAAAGTGAAAAAATCCATTATAATAACCGCAAACGAATTCTGCGCGCTTTAGAATATTATGAGCAAAATCAAATTCCAAAATCAACCAATGATCGTGATCAAAATACTTGATATATTAAACCTTATATTATCGGACTGTTACCCGATAAAGATGAATTACATCATCGGATTGCCGAACGGGTATTAGCTTTGACAGCACGGGGATTATTTGCTGAAGTTGCCGAAGCTTATCAACAATGTCATCAGTCTTTAGCATATCAAAGTATGCATATTATTGGATGTCGAGAAATTGTTAGTTTTTTAAAAGGGGAAATTAGCGAGCAAGAAGCAATTATGGCAATGGTCAAGGCCAATAAAATTTATGCTAAAAAACAAATTACATGATTTAAACATCAATTAAGTGATGTTAATTGATATCAATTTTCCTATGCTAATTTTGAAACAGTTTGTCAAAAAATAATTACGGATTTAAAGGAAAGTAATTATTTGAGTCAAAAATAA
- a CDS encoding TMEM164 family acyltransferase, with protein sequence MLLTFNPFEFNSPDAPILWELYSWQHIIPLIMCLGITFSLYAFPKGYAYLSKTNYFLYSLVGVQILFMIYLRVMQAINLKAYQEAGINWTGILPFDFCALTQIFSIVTVFWKNNKFFSLTIFFPIFASWLSIFIPEGQVQTNPITSIRFWEFFVAHFLSFYIYFYSYLYGKRQFDRKWIKLSAFSLLIYALLMYIVNTSFGTSFIYMGKEITPGPVDFRPWLGTDFGSFVNTMFTIFVMGLGGMTLSYWLLRGLKPFYQDNGQTKLHDSWVYVLINKIKAKKDNVSAVKNSKKVKE encoded by the coding sequence ATGTTATTAACATTTAATCCATTTGAATTTAATTCCCCCGATGCTCCAATATTGTGGGAATTGTATAGCTGACAACACATTATTCCATTAATAATGTGTTTAGGAATTACTTTTTCATTATATGCTTTCCCAAAGGGGTATGCATATTTATCAAAAACAAATTATTTTTTATATTCGTTAGTTGGTGTTCAAATTCTCTTTATGATTTACCTAAGAGTTATGCAAGCAATTAACTTAAAAGCATATCAAGAAGCTGGCATTAATTGAACTGGAATTTTGCCGTTTGACTTTTGTGCGTTAACACAAATCTTTTCAATTGTTACAGTATTTTGAAAGAATAATAAGTTTTTTAGTTTAACTATTTTCTTTCCAATTTTTGCTTCATGGCTAAGTATTTTTATTCCCGAAGGACAAGTACAAACTAATCCAATTACTTCAATTCGTTTTTGAGAATTCTTTGTTGCTCATTTCTTAAGTTTTTATATCTATTTTTATAGTTACTTATATGGAAAACGTCAATTTGATCGAAAATGAATTAAATTATCAGCTTTTAGTTTACTAATCTATGCTTTATTAATGTATATTGTTAATACATCATTTGGTACTAGTTTTATCTACATGGGCAAAGAAATTACCCCTGGGCCAGTTGATTTTCGCCCATGGTTAGGAACTGATTTTGGTAGTTTTGTTAATACGATGTTTACGATTTTTGTGATGGGATTAGGGGGAATGACCTTATCATACTGATTATTACGAGGTTTAAAACCATTCTATCAAGACAATGGCCAAACAAAATTACATGATTCTTGGGTTTATGTTTTAATTAATAAAATTAAAGCGAAAAAAGATAACGTATCAGCAGTAAAAAATAGTAAAAAAGTAAAGGAATAA
- a CDS encoding DapH/DapD/GlmU-related protein — MGRGGIVIGDNVLIGPNCNIMTTNHPVDKTLRKGTISKEIIIENNVWLGANVTVTPGVVIGENSIIGAGSVVTKNIPKNVIAAGIPAKVIKEI, encoded by the coding sequence TTGGGGCGGGGTGGAATAGTTATTGGTGATAATGTTTTAATAGGACCTAATTGCAATATTATGACAACTAATCATCCTGTTGATAAAACTCTTCGAAAAGGAACAATTTCAAAAGAAATTATTATTGAAAATAATGTTTGACTTGGTGCAAATGTAACAGTGACACCAGGGGTTGTAATTGGTGAGAATTCAATTATTGGAGCAGGCAGTGTTGTTACTAAAAACATTCCAAAAAATGTTATTGCTGCTGGGATTCCAGCAAAAGTTATTAAAGAAATTTAA